One part of the Vitis riparia cultivar Riparia Gloire de Montpellier isolate 1030 chromosome 8, EGFV_Vit.rip_1.0, whole genome shotgun sequence genome encodes these proteins:
- the LOC117921198 gene encoding aldose reductase, giving the protein MAHATFTQTGEQVQSCKLISGHSIPAVGLGTWRAGSQASNAVFTAIVEAGYRHIDTAWEYGVQAEVGQALKAAMHAGIERRDLFVTSKLWCTELEPGRVRSALSKTLQELQLDYLDLYLIHWPFRLKDGPSRPPKATDILEFDMEGVWREMEKLVKEGLVRDIGVCNFTLKKLNKLLGFAQTMPSVCQMEMHPGWKNDKMLEACKKNGIHVTASPLGSSEGGRDLIHDPVVGSIARKLNKSPGQVLVKWALKRGTSVIPKSSNPERIKENIQVFGWDMPDEDFHALCSIPDQGRVLDGEELFVNKEEGPFRSVTELWDNEI; this is encoded by the exons ATGGCTCATGCGACCTTTACTCAGACTGGAGAACAGGTCCAATCCTGCAAGCTGATAAGCGGCCACTCAATACCTGCGGTGGGGTTGGGCACTTGGAGAGCTGGTTCCCAGGCCAGCAACGCTGTCTTCACCGCAATCGTTGAG GCTGGTTACAGGCATATAGATACGGCTTGGGAGTATGGAGTTCAAGCAGag GTAGGACAGGCTCTTAAGGCGGCTATGCATGCAGGGATAGAGAGAAGGGATCTATTCGTTACATCTAAGTTATG GTGTACTGAGTTGGAGCCAGGAAGAGTTCGAAGTGCTTTAAGCAAAACCCTTCAAGAACTGCAACTTGACTACCTTGACCTCTATCTG ATCCACTGGCCATTTCGGCTGAAAGATGGACCCAGCAGACCACCCAAGGCTACCGATATTTTGGAGTTCGACATGGAAGGAGTTTGGAGAGAAATGGAGAAGCTTGTCAAGGAAGGTCTCGTCAGAGACATCGGTGTTTGCAATTTTACACTGAAGAAGCTCAATAAGCTGTTGGGTTTTGCTCAAACAATGCCCTCTGTGTGTCAG ATGGAGATGCATCCTGGATGGAAGAATGATAAAATGTTGGAGGCTTGCAAGAAGAATGGCATTCATGTCACT GCATCACCACTGGGTTCATCCGAGGGTGGAAGAGACCTCATCCATGATCCAGTAGTTGGAAGTATAGCAAGAAAGCTGAACAAGAGTCCAGGGCAGGTGCTGGTGAAGTGGGCACTAAAGAGAGGGACTAGCGTCATTCCCAAATCAAGCAACCCTGAGAGGATCAAAGAGAACATACAGGTCTTTGGGTGGGATATGCCAGATGAAGATTTCCACGCTCTCTGCTCCATACCAGATCAG GGGAGAGTTTTGGACGGTGAAGAGCTGTTTGTGAATAAGGAAGAAGGGCCATTCAGAAGTGTGACAGAGCTATGGGACAATGAAATCTAG
- the LOC117920551 gene encoding CASP-like protein 4B1 isoform X1, with amino-acid sequence MTTPHDPATTKHADSSPATPPPTAPPVPDVENQTAASTRFGAPAILRRWKREDFLKRGSIGLRGLALVCSLLSFVIMASNKHGDWKNFDKYEEFRYTLGIAILSTLYTGGQVLRQVHELYTGNFMFSRWSTSLFDFIGDQIVAYLLISSASAAVPMTNRMREGADNIFTDSLAAAISMSFLAFFSLGLSALISGYKLSTQSYI; translated from the exons ATGACCACTCCCCACGATCCAGCCACCACAAAACACGCCGATTCGTCCCCAGCCACCCCTCCCCCGACGGCTCCGCCGGTGCCCGACGTCGAGAACCAGACTGCGGCATCCACCCGGTTCGGCGCTCCGGCGATTTTAAGGCGCTGGAAGAGGGAGGATTTTCTGAAGAGAGGCTCCATAGGTTTGCGGGGATTGGCTTTGGTCtgttctcttctttctttcGTCATCATGGCCAGCAACAAGCACGGCGATTGGAAAAACTTcgataaatatgaagaattcag GTATACGTTGGGGATAGCCATTTTGTCGACTTTGTATACAGGAGGCCAAGTTTTGCGGCAAGTTCATGAACTATACACCGGAAATTTCATGTTCTCGCGGTGGAGCACCTCCTTGTTCGACTTTATCGGGGATCAG ATTGTGGCTTACTTACTGATCTCTTCAGCGTCAGCGGCGGTTCCCATGACAAACAGAATGAGAGAGGGGGCAGATAATATATTCACTGATTCATTGGCTGCGGCCATTAGCATGTCATTCCTTGCATTCTTTTCGCTTGGATTGTCAGCTCTCATTTCTGGATACAAGCTTTCCACTCAATCTTATATCTga
- the LOC117920551 gene encoding CASP-like protein 4B1 isoform X2: MTTPHDPATTKHADSSPATPPPTAPPVPDVENQTAASTRFGAPAILRRWKREDFLKRGSIGLRGLALVCSLLSFVIMASNKHGDWKNFDKYEEFRYTLGIAILSTLYTGGQVLRQVHELYTGNFMFSRWSTSLFDFIGDQALLLDGKYELEACIVISTSLMTLSICVN, translated from the exons ATGACCACTCCCCACGATCCAGCCACCACAAAACACGCCGATTCGTCCCCAGCCACCCCTCCCCCGACGGCTCCGCCGGTGCCCGACGTCGAGAACCAGACTGCGGCATCCACCCGGTTCGGCGCTCCGGCGATTTTAAGGCGCTGGAAGAGGGAGGATTTTCTGAAGAGAGGCTCCATAGGTTTGCGGGGATTGGCTTTGGTCtgttctcttctttctttcGTCATCATGGCCAGCAACAAGCACGGCGATTGGAAAAACTTcgataaatatgaagaattcag GTATACGTTGGGGATAGCCATTTTGTCGACTTTGTATACAGGAGGCCAAGTTTTGCGGCAAGTTCATGAACTATACACCGGAAATTTCATGTTCTCGCGGTGGAGCACCTCCTTGTTCGACTTTATCGGGGATCAG GCTTTGCTTCTAGATGGAAAATATGAGTTGGAAGCGTGTATAGTAATTTCGACATCATTGATGACGCTTTCAATATGTGTAAATTGA
- the LOC117920879 gene encoding uncharacterized protein LOC117920879, with protein sequence MEPTAGKPSFMRNMMVRVLLFGVLVIGVRFAYVVTIRGESCDLGDFCFFSLPESFNLPGAGKIGPSAIVVKDAARSTFAAPSRVDLWTSKGWRKAVQFYSSVFQDLIVDGYLTPNSKSLCVETSAGQDVFALREIGVVDAIGTAKKKSPPLVVSALPSRQPFDDDTFDFVFSGGGALDKVMRPLDFASEIARTLKPEGFLVVHTKTKDEYSFNSFVDLFNCCKVVKTRELDGMDSSMPYIREIVLKKEPGILSHGTPKSHSNSVNKCSVPGHKRELFRKAEPLITEEPLKPWISLKRNIKNIKYLPSMADISFKQRYVYIDVGARSYGSSIGSWFRKQYPKQNKTFEVYAIEADKTFHDEYKLKKRVTLLPYAAWVRNETLSFEINQDPGHKDVEKGRGMGRIQPGQSSASSDAVVDQIEGFDFANWLKNSVSERDFVVMKMDVEGTEFDLIPRLFETGAICLIDEIFLECHYNRWQRCCPGERSSKYQKTYDQCLDLFSNLRNSGVLVHQWW encoded by the coding sequence ATGGAGCCTACTGCAGGGAAGCCCAGCTTTATGAGGAATATGATGGTGCGAGTGCTTTTGTTTGGTGTTCTGGTGATTGGTGTGCGTTTTGCTTACGTTGTTACCATTCGAGGGGAGTCGTGCGATTTGGGTGACTTCTGCTTCTTCTCTTTGCCCGAAAGTTTTAACCTTCCTGGCGCCGGAAAAATTGGGCCCTCGGCCATTGTTGTCAAAGACGCCGCCCGATCTACTTTTGCGGCGCCAAGCCGCGTTGATCTCTGGACCAGCAAAGGCTGGCGCAAGGCGGTGCAGTTTTACTCGTCTGTGTTCCAAGATCTGATCGTCGATGGCTACCTCACGCCGAATTCGAAATCGCTGTGCGTAGAAACTTCAGCTGGGCAAGATGTGTTTGCATTGAGGGAGATCGGCGTTGTGGACGCTATCGGCACGGCGAAGAAGAAATCCCCACCATTGGTAGTGTCCGCTCTTCCCTCTCGCCAGCCGTTCGACGACGACACCTTCGATTTCGTGTTCTCCGGCGGCGGAGCGTTAGATAAGGTGATGCGACCGCTCGATTTCGCTTCCGAGATAGCGCGGACCCTTAAACCCGAAGGGTTTTTGGTGGTTCATACAAAGACTAAAGATGAGTATAGTTTCAATTCATTTGTTGATTTATTCAATTGCTGCAAAGTAGTGAAAACAAGGGAACTAGACGGCATGGATTCGTCGATGCCTTACATACGTGAGattgttttgaaaaaagaaCCTGGAATTCTCAGCCATGGGACGCCGAAGTCTCATAGCAATTCTGTGAATAAGTGCTCTGTTCCGGGACATAAAAGAGAGTTGTTCCGGAAAGCTGAGCCATTGATTACAGAGGAGCCAttgaagccatggatttctctGAAAAGGAATATTAAGAACATAAAGTATCTTCCCTCAATGGCGGATATAAGCTTTAAGCAGAGGTATGTGTATATTGATGTTGGAGCAAGGAGTTACGGCTCCAGTATAGGGAGCTGGTTCAGGAAACAATACCCAAAGCAGAATAAGACCTTCGAAGTTTATGCAATTGAGGCTGATAAAACTTTTCATGACGagtacaagttgaagaaaagggTCACTCTTTTGCCCTATGCTGCATGGGTGAGGAATGAGACATTGTCCTTCGAGATTAATCAAGACCCGGGTCATAAGGACGTGGAAAAAGGCCGAGGAATGGGTCGGATTCAACCTGGGCAATCGTCCGCCAGTTCGGATGCAGTAGTGGATCAGATTGAGGGATTTGATTTTGCAAACTGGTTGAAGAACAGCGTGTCGGAGAGAGATTTTGTGGTGATGAAGATGGATGTGGAAGGGACAGAATTTGATTTGATTCCAAGGTTGTTTGAAACAGGTGctatttgcttgattgatgagaTATTTCTGGAATGCCACTATAACAGGTGGCAGAGATGCTGCCCAGGTGAGAGGAGTTCCAAGTATCAGAAAACGTATGACCAATGCTTGGATCTGTTCTCTAATCTCAGAAACAGTGGAGTTCTTGTTCATCAGTGGTGGTGA
- the LOC117920142 gene encoding probable protein phosphatase 2C 65 isoform X1 yields MGACCSREKKFEGVVGGEVDDVEDAGDVRVEDGGSRVRLGGNSMYTSMFTQGGRKGINQDAMTVWEDFSGEKGMFFCAVLDGHGPSGHHVAGLIRDILPSRLSSAFKLSLPNSSKCDSDIVHGNHKDDSKDSHENKNFEYPLFPLWKASLIKSFEEMDEELGSNSTFDSFCSGTTAVTVIKQEDHLIIANLGDSRAVLCTRGNRNQLVPVQLTVDLKPNLPNEAERIKNCKGRVFALPDESGVYRLWMPDQNSPGLAMTRAFGDFCLKDYGLISIPDVSYRKLTDKDEFVVLASDGVRKRKDPVNAIIFKLMVSAAKRVWDVLSNSEVIRIVASAKKRSMAAQLLVDRAVREWKIKYPGCKTDDCAVICLFLKTPPLSTKSTSKNGQDGVNNHQQLAVSQRSATTRSQQGCESTKGNSKEEYSALQGLTRENSLLSLPRFSTVLGRRRSTNQVR; encoded by the exons ATGGGAGCATGTTGCAGCAGGGAAAAGAAGTTTGAAGGAGTGGTGGGGGGAGAGGTTGATGACGTTGAAGATGCGGGTGATGTTCGAGTTGAAGATGGAGGGTCTCGTGTTAGGTTGGGAGGAAATTCCATGTATACGTCAATGTTCACTCAAGGAGGAAGAAAAGGGATCAATCAAGATGCCATGACTGTTTGGGAG GACTTTTCAGGTGAGAAAGGCATGTTTTTCTGTGCTGTGCTGGATGGACATGGTCCCTCAGGCCACCATGTTGCAGGCCTTATACGTGACATTTTACCCTCCAGGCTCTCCTCTGCATTTAAGCTATCATTACCTAATAGCTCCAAATGTGACTCTGATATTGTTCATGGCAACCATAAGGATGATAGCAAAGATAGCCATGAGAACAAAAATTTTGAGTACCCACTATTTCCTTTGTGGAAGGCCAGTTTGATTAAGTCCTTTGAAGAGATGGATGAAGAACTTGGCTCCAATTCCACTTTTGACAGCTTCTGCAGTGGCACAACAGCAGTGACTGTAATCAAACAG gaGGACCATTTGATAATTGCCAACTTGGGGGATTCTCGTGCGGTTCTTTGCACTAGAGGAAACAGAAACCAACTCGTTCCCGTCCAACTCACAGTAGACTTGAAACCAAATCTTCCAA ATGAAGCTGAAAGAATTAAGAATTGCAAAGGCCGGGTATTTGCTTTACCTGATGAATCTGGGGTGTATAGACTATGGATGCCTGATCAAAATTCCCCTGGTCTCGCCATGACAAGGGCTTTTGGAGATTTCTGCTTGAAAGACTACGGCCTTATCTCTATTCCTGACGTTTCTTACAGAAAGCTAACAGACAAGGACGAGTTTGTGGTCCTAGCATCTGATGGggtaagaaaaaggaaagatcCTGTCAATGCAATAATCTTCAAACTCATGGTATCAGCAGCTAAAcga GTATGGGATGTGTTATCAAACTCTGAGGTCATAAGGATAGTTGCTTCAGCTAAGAAGCGATCCATGGCAGCTCAGCTGTTAGTAGACCGTGCAGTCCGAGAATGGAAGATTAAATATCCGGGCTGCAAGACTGATGATTGTGCAGTCATATGCTTGTTCCTAAAAACCCCACCTTTGTCAACCAAATCCACGTCAAAAAATGGTCAGGATGGTGTGAATAATCACCAGCAGCTTGCAGTGTCTCAACGTTCAGCAACAACAAGAAGCCAGCAAGGCTGTGAATCTACAAAAGGAAACTCAAAGGAGGAGTATAGTGCTCTTCAAGGACTCACTAGAGAGAATTCTCTACTCAGTCTTCCTCGGTTTTCCACTGTTCTGGGTAGGCGGAGATCAACCAACCAAGTACGTTAA
- the LOC117921077 gene encoding cation/H(+) antiporter 15-like yields the protein MADDQLVPGVELLTTPKNGSYAYRFGMKPKNVTAICIPQPHTNAGGLYLYRNPLRATTPLYLFQLAFASLLTSGCNFILKPFSQVTIVGQIMGGIIGGPSFIGRIDAFADMVFPISIIHLLETLSSFGIMFYLFLLGVKMDYGMIRSSGSKAWLIGFSTYLFPILLTVPVSLILKRYIKMDHELETSVQCLALLVSSTSFHSVACFLEDLKLLNSELGRLAMSSSMISGGLSYTTLIFAFSARQSQLNGDGFGVWLCIIMSGIAQIIFTRVAIKPILIWMVKQTPEGQPVKEFHHCIIFLLVLGSSLISEITGMHGFFGPMVLGLEVPEGSPLAFTLVDRLDFFFSFVMLPIYFIVCGGRTNLTRVTPHTCLVVELMSLLGFLSKFIGTILPCVFLCDMFLRDAITLSLILNSIGILDIHFYTSANQLKFIDNQCFSVLNTTAMFITGIVSHLVSTLYDPSTRYMAYKRRTIQHSSRKLKLRLLVCVHQEEQVPNIINLLEMSNPTRESPIAVYLLHLIELVGRATPLLVAHQPFKHFDHRPTPIINAFRMYERNNLSIVTLQPFTSIAPYATMHNDICTLALDKRASLIILPFHRQWNTDHTKDISKFRSVNLRVLDKAPCSVGIIIDRGAWCGTKSVLGSWSLFRVGVFFIGGADDREAVAYAMRMSEHPNVTVTLVRFLPLQMTINDYDPNERRMDNDMINEFKVSKVGSEKALYKEEMVLDSVCTCSGIRSMENSFDLILVGRRHEENSPMVYGLNDWMDYPELGFLGDILASEDFTGKVSTLVIQQHSWAAGEESSRHSEDSPSRQDSFLPQVSPNGLKGY from the exons ATGGCAGACGATCAACTCGTTCCTGGAGTGGAGCTGTTGACAACGCCCAAGAATGGAAGCTACGCTTACAGATTTGGCATGAAGCCCAAGAATGTTACAGCGATTTGCATTCCCCAGCCACACACAAACGCTGGAGGCCTATATCTTTATCGTAACCCTTTACGCGCTACCACCCCCCTCTATTTGTTTCAGCTTGCATTTGCTTCTCTCCTCACCAGTGGATGCAACTTCATTCTCAAGCCTTTCAGTCAAGTCACCATTGTTGGGCAGATCATG GGTGGAATTATTGGAGGCCCCTCATTTATAGGGCGCATTGATGCTTTTGCAGATATGGTGTTTCCAATTAGTATAATACACCTGTTGGAGACACTGTCATCTTTCGGAATCATGTTCTACCTGTTCCTTCTGGGAGTGAAGATGGACTATGGCATGATCAGAAGTTCAGGGAGTAAAGCATGGCTAATAGGTTTCTCGACCTATCTTTTCCCAATATTACTCACAGTACCCGTCTCCTTGATCCTGAAGAGATACATTAAGATGGACCATGAACTCGAAACATCCGTACAATGTCTCGCACTTCTAGTGTCTTCTACCTCGTTCCATAGCGTTGCTTGCTTCTTAGAGGATCTCAAACTCCTCAATTCCGAGCTTGGCCGCTTGGCAATGTCCTCCTCCATGATCAGTGGCGGCTTGAGCTATACCACACTGATTTTTGCTTTTTCTGCACGGCAGTCCCAATTAAATGGCGATGGTTTTGGAGTATGGTTATGTATTATTATGAGTGGAATCGCTCAGATTATCTTCACCAGAGTGGCCATCAAGCCCATACTGATTTGGATGGTCAAGCAGACCCCAGAAGGTCAACCCGTCAAAGAATTTCACCACTGCATCATCTTCCTGCTAGTACTGGGAAGTTCATTGATTAGCGAGATCACGGGAATGCACGGTTTCTTCGGGCCTATGGTGTTGGGGTTGGAAGTACCGGAAGGATCCCCGTTAGCATTTACCTTGGTGGACAGACTggatttcttcttttctttcgtGATGTTGCCTATCTACTTCATTGTGTGTGGTGGGAGAACAAACTTGACCCGAGTGACTCCTCACACTTGTCTTGTAGTTGAGCTCATGTCCCTGCTTGGTTTCTTGTCTAAGTTTATTGGAACCATCCTGCCTTGTGTCTTCCTCTGCGACATGTTTCTCAGAGACGCAATCACCCTCAGCCTCATACTTAACAGTATAGGAATTCTTGACATTCACTTTTACACCAGCGCGAATCAACTCAAG TTTATTGATAACCAATGCTTCAGTGTTCTGAATACAACAGCGATGTTCATTACAGGAATTGTGTCGCATCTCGTTAGTACCCTCTACGACCCTTCAACAAGATATATGGCATACAAAAGACGTACCATACAACACTCCTCACGCAAACTTAAGCTCCGGTTATTGGTCTGCGTACACCAGGAAGAGCAAGTCCCTAACATCATTAACCTGCTTGAAATGTCAAACCCCACTAGAGAGAGTCCAATTGCTGTTTATCTTCTCCATCTCATTGAGCTTGTGGGCCGTGCAACCCCGTTGCTTGTTGCTCACCAACCCTTCAAGCACTTTGATCATCGTCCCACCCCAATTATCAATGCCTTCAGAATGTATGAAAGAAACAACCTTTCCATCGTCACATTGCAGCCCTTCACTTCTATTGCGCCCTATGCAACCATGCATAACGACATTTGCACACTGGCACTTGATAAGAGGGCTTCCCTTATCATCCTCCCTTTCCACAGGCAATGGAACACTGATCACACCAAGGATATATCCAAGTTTCGGAGTGTTAATCTCAGGGTCCTAGACAAAGCCCCTTGCTCTGTTGGGATCATTATCGATCGTGGGGCTTGGTGCGGCACCAAGTCTGTGCTAGGAAGCTGGTCTCTTTTCCGGGTTGGCGTGTTCTTCATAGGCGGAGCCGATGATCGTGAGGCAGTGGCATATGCAATGCGCATGTCTGAACATCCCAATGTTACTGTAACACTAGTGAGGTTCTTACCCTTACAGATGACCATTAATGACTATGATCCAAATGAGAGGAGAATGGATAATGACATGATCAACGAGTTTAAAGTATCAAAGGTAGGAAGTGAAAAGGCTCTGTACAAGGAGGAGATGGTGCTGGACAGTGTGTGTACATGCAGTGGAATTCGATCAATGGAGAACTCTTTTGATCTAATACTAGTTGGCAGACGCCATGAAGAGAATTCCCCCATGGTGTATGGACTAAATGATTGGATGGACTACCCGGAATTGGGATTTCTGGGGGACATACTAGCATCAGAGGATTTCACGGGGAAGGTATCAACATTGGTGATTCAACAGCATAGTTGGGCAGCCGGAGAAGAAAGCTCAAGACATTCAGAGGATAGTCCTAGCCGTCAAGACTCGTTTCTACCTCAGGTGTCCCCCAACGGTCTTAAAGGCTATTGA
- the LOC117920550 gene encoding probable WRKY transcription factor 26 — protein MASSAASFNTSSHNSQDDFSFSTQLMSSSFTDLLSSGGDMDHSAPFAWALSDPLSHTTEFPKFKSPPPPSLPISPPPVSPSSYFAFSSGFSSTDLLDSPLLLSSSNVLPSPTTGNFAAPGFNWRSNSNEHQQAFNDTDRKFSDLLFQSQTRPSGGEALKTQAPWNSDKPEKQTHFPQEKTGVKSEFASLQSLSPEIASIQTNMQSNNIPQSGRSHHAQPSESYREQRRSDDGYNWRKYGQKQVKGSENPRSYYKCTFPNCPTKKKVERSLEGHITEIVYKGTHNHPKPQPKRSSSQSFPSASTNSEISGHSMPIGNPYMDSMTTSENSSVSIGEDDFDQNSPMSRSGGDDENEREAKRWKGEYENEAISASESRTVKEPRVVVQTTSDIDILDDGYRWRKYGQKVVKGNPNPRSYYKCTSTGCPVRKHVERSSKDIRAVLTTYEGKHNHDVPAARGSGSHFVTKPLPNNSTTTVPAPIRPSVMTNHSNYTTTNANPQTRPPTSASQAPFTLEMLQSPGSFGFSGFGKPTGSSYGSRMSHPDGVFSRTKEEPKDDLYQSFFC, from the exons atggcttcctctgctgcTAGTTTTAACACGAGTTCTCATAATTCCCAAGACGATTTCTCCTTCTCTACCCAGCTGATGTCCTCCTCTTTCACTGATCTTCTCTCCAGCGGCGGAGACATGGATCACAGTGCTCCATTCGCTTGGGCTCTCTCCGATCCTTTAAGTCATACAACCGAATTCCCTAAATTCAAATCTCCCCCTCCCCCTTCACTCCCCATCTCTCCTCCTCCCGTCTCTCCTTCTTCTTACTTTGCGTTTTCATCTGGTTTCAGCTCCACAGACCTCTTGGACTCCCCTCTGCTTCTCTCCTCTTCTAAT GTTCTTCCGTCTCCAACCACTGGGAATTTTGCTGCTCCGGGCTTCAACTGGAGGAGTAATTCTAACGAGCACCAGCAGGCTTTCAATGACACAGACAGAAAATTTTCTGATCTCCTTTTCCAGTCCCAAACAAGGCCTTCAGGG GGAGAGGCGTTGAAAACCCAAGCACCATGGAATTCTGATAAACCCGAAAAGCAAACTCATTTCCCACAAGAGAAAACCGGAGTGAAATCAGAATTTGCTTCACTTCAGAGCTTGTCACCGGAAATCGCTTCAATCCAAACCAACATGCAAAGCAACAATATTCCCCAATCTGGCCGGAGCCATCATGCTCAGCCATCTGAGTCTTACAGAGAGCAAAGGAGATCAGACGATGGGTATAACTGGAGAAAGTATGGTCAAAAACAAGTGAAGGGAAGTGAAAATCCGCGTAGTTATTACAAGTGCACGTTTCCAAATTGCCCGACAAAGAAGAAGGTTGAACGATCTTTGGAGGGTCATATTACAGAAATAGTGTACAAGGGAACTCACAACCATCCTAAGCCTCAGCCCAAGAGATCATCTTCTCAATCATTTCCTTCCGCAAGCACAAACTCGGAAATTTCTGGGCATTCAATGCCAATAGGAAACCCATATATGGATTCTATGACAACGTCTGAGAATTCTTCAGTCTCTATTGGAGAGGATGACTTTGATCAAAACTCTCCAATGAGTAGATCAGGAGGAGATGATGAAAATGAACGGGAGGCCAAAAGATG GAAGGGAGAGTACGAAAATGAGGCAATTTCAGCTTCTGAAAGCAGAACTGTGAAAGAACCTAGAGTAGTGGTTCAAACAACAAGCGACATTGATATTCTTGATGATGGCTATAGATGGAGGAAATATGGGCAGAAAGTAGTCAAGGGAAACCCGAATCCAAG GAGCTACTACAAATGTACAAGTACAGGTTGTCCAGTGAGGAAACATGTGGAGCGATCATCCAAGGATATCAGAGCTGTGCTCACCACATATGAAGGGAAACACAACCATGATGTTCCAGCGGCACGTGGTAGTGGCAGCCATTTTGTGACTAAACCTTTACCAAATAATAGCACCACAACTGTGCCTGCGCCTATAAGGCCCTCAGTCATGACCAACCATTCTAACTACACTACAACTAACGCTAACCCCCAAACAAGGCCACCAACATCAGCAAGTCAAGCACCTTTCACCCTGGAAATGTTGCAGAGCCCGGGGAGTTTTGGATTCTCAGGATTTGGAAAGCCTACTGGCTCCTCCTACGGAAGTAGAATGTCTCACCCAGATGGGGTTTTCTCAAGAACCAAGGAAGAGCCTAAGGATGACTTGTACCAGTCATTTTTTTGCTGA
- the LOC117920142 gene encoding probable protein phosphatase 2C 65 isoform X2, which translates to MGACCSREKKFEGVVGGEVDDVEDAGDVRVEDGGSRVRLGGNSMYTSMFTQGGRKGINQDAMTVWEDFSGEKGMFFCAVLDGHGPSGHHVAGLIRDILPSRLSSAFKLSLPNSSKCDSDIVHGNHKDDSKDSHENKNFEYPLFPLWKASLIKSFEEMDEELGSNSTFDSFCSGTTAVTVIKQEDHLIIANLGDSRAVLCTRGNRNQLVPVQLTVDLKPNLPNEAERIKNCKGRVFALPDESGVYRLWMPDQNSPGLAMTRAFGDFCLKDYGLISIPDVSYRKLTDKDEFVVLASDGVWDVLSNSEVIRIVASAKKRSMAAQLLVDRAVREWKIKYPGCKTDDCAVICLFLKTPPLSTKSTSKNGQDGVNNHQQLAVSQRSATTRSQQGCESTKGNSKEEYSALQGLTRENSLLSLPRFSTVLGRRRSTNQVR; encoded by the exons ATGGGAGCATGTTGCAGCAGGGAAAAGAAGTTTGAAGGAGTGGTGGGGGGAGAGGTTGATGACGTTGAAGATGCGGGTGATGTTCGAGTTGAAGATGGAGGGTCTCGTGTTAGGTTGGGAGGAAATTCCATGTATACGTCAATGTTCACTCAAGGAGGAAGAAAAGGGATCAATCAAGATGCCATGACTGTTTGGGAG GACTTTTCAGGTGAGAAAGGCATGTTTTTCTGTGCTGTGCTGGATGGACATGGTCCCTCAGGCCACCATGTTGCAGGCCTTATACGTGACATTTTACCCTCCAGGCTCTCCTCTGCATTTAAGCTATCATTACCTAATAGCTCCAAATGTGACTCTGATATTGTTCATGGCAACCATAAGGATGATAGCAAAGATAGCCATGAGAACAAAAATTTTGAGTACCCACTATTTCCTTTGTGGAAGGCCAGTTTGATTAAGTCCTTTGAAGAGATGGATGAAGAACTTGGCTCCAATTCCACTTTTGACAGCTTCTGCAGTGGCACAACAGCAGTGACTGTAATCAAACAG gaGGACCATTTGATAATTGCCAACTTGGGGGATTCTCGTGCGGTTCTTTGCACTAGAGGAAACAGAAACCAACTCGTTCCCGTCCAACTCACAGTAGACTTGAAACCAAATCTTCCAA ATGAAGCTGAAAGAATTAAGAATTGCAAAGGCCGGGTATTTGCTTTACCTGATGAATCTGGGGTGTATAGACTATGGATGCCTGATCAAAATTCCCCTGGTCTCGCCATGACAAGGGCTTTTGGAGATTTCTGCTTGAAAGACTACGGCCTTATCTCTATTCCTGACGTTTCTTACAGAAAGCTAACAGACAAGGACGAGTTTGTGGTCCTAGCATCTGATGGg GTATGGGATGTGTTATCAAACTCTGAGGTCATAAGGATAGTTGCTTCAGCTAAGAAGCGATCCATGGCAGCTCAGCTGTTAGTAGACCGTGCAGTCCGAGAATGGAAGATTAAATATCCGGGCTGCAAGACTGATGATTGTGCAGTCATATGCTTGTTCCTAAAAACCCCACCTTTGTCAACCAAATCCACGTCAAAAAATGGTCAGGATGGTGTGAATAATCACCAGCAGCTTGCAGTGTCTCAACGTTCAGCAACAACAAGAAGCCAGCAAGGCTGTGAATCTACAAAAGGAAACTCAAAGGAGGAGTATAGTGCTCTTCAAGGACTCACTAGAGAGAATTCTCTACTCAGTCTTCCTCGGTTTTCCACTGTTCTGGGTAGGCGGAGATCAACCAACCAAGTACGTTAA